In a genomic window of Pontibacter liquoris:
- a CDS encoding flavin monoamine oxidase family protein, translating to MIQADILIIGAGAAGLQAARTLAAAGRQVAVLEARHRIGGRVYTFKPDGFSVPIEAGAEFIHGDLPLTNALLQEAHMTFQAMAGSTYEVQQGMVLESEAFLAGFDEMLARLQELTQDMSLAAFLAQYFQGETYAALRESVTKFAEGYDAADIQKLSAMAFREEWLGGGALNSSFPHGGYGQAFDFLYQRAKAAGATFHLAQVVEAVHWQAGQVRISCRSGQQFTAARVLVTVPLGVLLSEPGSEGYIRFAPALPEHAAALQQLGFGPVIKIILEFRHAFWQNEALQAQARQLPALSFLLSDATPVPTWWTHLPDNTPLLTGWLAGPQALHLHHLAEDALVEQALASLAYIFATSRDFLNEQLVAKKVVNWVADPYARGAYAYATVNATEAMKVLCQPVQETVYFAGEALYQGHAMGTVEAALASGLQAANRILGDAGAGS from the coding sequence ATGATACAAGCGGATATCCTTATTATCGGAGCCGGCGCTGCAGGCCTGCAGGCGGCCCGTACGCTGGCAGCAGCAGGCCGGCAGGTAGCTGTGCTCGAAGCCCGTCACCGGATCGGGGGCCGCGTTTATACCTTTAAGCCTGATGGATTCTCTGTCCCGATAGAAGCTGGAGCGGAATTTATACATGGCGACCTGCCCCTGACCAATGCCCTGTTGCAGGAAGCCCACATGACGTTTCAAGCCATGGCTGGCAGCACTTACGAGGTGCAGCAGGGCATGGTGCTGGAATCAGAAGCCTTTCTAGCTGGCTTCGATGAGATGCTCGCCCGGTTGCAGGAACTAACGCAGGACATGTCGCTAGCGGCATTCCTGGCACAGTACTTTCAGGGAGAAACTTATGCAGCGCTCCGGGAGTCAGTCACAAAATTTGCTGAGGGCTACGATGCCGCCGACATACAGAAACTGAGTGCGATGGCTTTCCGGGAAGAATGGCTGGGCGGAGGCGCCCTTAATTCCTCCTTTCCGCATGGTGGGTATGGGCAGGCCTTTGATTTCCTGTACCAACGCGCAAAAGCCGCGGGCGCTACTTTTCACCTTGCGCAGGTGGTGGAGGCAGTGCACTGGCAGGCAGGCCAGGTACGGATCAGCTGCCGTTCAGGGCAACAGTTCACTGCCGCCAGGGTGCTGGTCACCGTACCCCTGGGGGTGCTGCTTTCCGAGCCTGGCAGCGAAGGGTACATCCGCTTCGCTCCTGCCCTGCCCGAGCATGCTGCAGCCTTGCAACAGCTGGGCTTTGGCCCGGTGATAAAAATTATACTCGAGTTTCGGCACGCCTTCTGGCAAAACGAAGCTCTGCAGGCGCAGGCACGCCAGTTGCCAGCGCTTAGCTTCCTGCTCTCCGATGCCACACCGGTGCCGACCTGGTGGACGCACCTTCCTGACAACACGCCGCTGCTGACCGGCTGGCTTGCCGGGCCGCAGGCGCTACACCTGCATCATTTGGCAGAAGATGCCCTTGTTGAGCAGGCCCTGGCGTCGCTGGCGTATATTTTTGCCACCAGCCGGGATTTTCTTAACGAACAACTGGTCGCAAAAAAAGTGGTGAACTGGGTGGCGGATCCTTATGCCCGGGGAGCTTATGCCTACGCCACTGTAAACGCCACAGAAGCGATGAAAGTGCTTTGCCAACCTGTGCAGGAAACCGTATACTTTGCCGGAGAGGCACTCTACCAGGGGCACGCCATGGGTACCGTGGAGGCAGCGCTGGCCAGCGGCCTGCAGGCAGCCAACCGCATATTGGGCGATGCCGGTGCCGGCAGTTAG
- a CDS encoding DEAD/DEAH box helicase has protein sequence MSFYSLGLSKPLLKAIEANHYTQPYPIQQEAIPAILKGKDVLGIAQTGSGKTASFALPILELFQQAKPARSRNVKALVLVPTRELALQIGEVMQAFGKALPRPVKTLAVYGGVSINPQMMQLNGTDVLVATPGRLLDLVSNNAVRLSEVEILVLDEADKILHLGFKEEMDKVLALLPARRQHILLSATLGADVEKLVADLLQDPVVIRVEEEASVPDLITQVAYQVGPEKKGPLLRYLIREKDMQQVLVFTSSIRTADNVTGKLLKHGIQAAALHGDKSQGARTDALTKFKAGKLRVLVATDLASRGIDIKFLPYVINYELPRSPKDYVHRIGRTGRAAAQGEAISLICPEDAHHFKIIQKKMGKQVPLLPTDELDLAGQ, from the coding sequence ATGTCGTTTTACTCTCTAGGTTTATCCAAACCGCTTTTAAAAGCGATCGAAGCGAACCACTATACGCAGCCATACCCCATCCAGCAGGAAGCGATTCCGGCCATTCTGAAGGGGAAGGATGTTCTGGGCATTGCGCAGACCGGCTCCGGTAAAACGGCTAGCTTTGCGCTGCCTATTCTGGAGCTGTTTCAGCAGGCTAAGCCTGCCCGCAGCCGCAACGTGAAAGCGCTGGTACTGGTGCCTACCCGGGAGCTGGCCTTGCAGATAGGAGAGGTGATGCAGGCATTTGGGAAAGCACTACCCCGCCCGGTAAAAACCCTGGCTGTGTATGGCGGGGTTTCCATTAACCCGCAGATGATGCAGCTGAATGGCACGGATGTGCTGGTCGCCACGCCGGGCCGCCTGCTCGACCTGGTTTCGAACAATGCCGTGCGGCTGTCGGAAGTAGAGATATTGGTGCTGGACGAGGCCGATAAGATCCTGCACCTGGGCTTTAAGGAAGAAATGGACAAAGTGCTGGCGCTGCTGCCCGCCAGGCGTCAGCATATTTTATTGTCGGCTACGCTGGGAGCGGATGTTGAAAAATTGGTAGCCGATCTGTTGCAGGACCCGGTAGTGATCAGGGTGGAGGAGGAAGCGTCGGTGCCTGACCTGATCACGCAGGTAGCCTACCAGGTCGGGCCCGAGAAAAAAGGCCCTTTGCTCCGGTACCTGATCCGGGAGAAAGATATGCAGCAGGTGCTGGTCTTTACCTCTTCGATCCGGACAGCGGACAATGTAACAGGAAAACTGCTGAAACACGGCATACAGGCGGCCGCCCTGCATGGTGATAAAAGTCAGGGCGCCCGCACGGATGCACTTACAAAATTTAAAGCAGGCAAGCTGCGGGTGTTGGTTGCCACCGATCTTGCCTCCCGGGGCATCGATATCAAATTTTTGCCCTACGTGATCAACTACGAGCTGCCGCGCTCCCCGAAAGATTATGTGCACCGTATTGGCCGCACGGGCCGTGCGGCTGCGCAGGGCGAAGCCATTTCGCTCATTTGCCCTGAGGATGCGCATCATTTCAAGATCATCCAGAAAAAAATGGGCAAACAAGTGCCCCTGCTCCCGACAGACGAGCTGGACCTGGCGGGTCAGTAA
- a CDS encoding M28 family peptidase produces the protein MHRKLIASACALLLACTGFAQVNPTWPVIFKKINTEVQQNSKAYSTLGDATSTIGHRLTGSENGKKAEEYAYNLLRSYGFKDVRYQPFEVESWSRGTLQVEVGTKAGQLAPVKSVSLAHSPVKADLTAAVVDMGNGLEVDYAARPAAVKGKIALVYLGVLPGSPEGTGSLHRSEKTAIAIKYGAAGIIIINTVEGGTLLTGTASVTGKLIPIPAVCIGKEDGFKLKEQLKAAPLQAHIAMTNTSGMIKARNVVATLKGKSKPNEKIVVGGHLDSWDLASGAIDNGIGSFSVLDMARTFKTLKLQPSRTIEFVMFMGEEEGLLGSKAYIADAIKNKSIENVAFMLNYDMTNDPKGYNASDASCKELFKSIGAIAAKIDTTFKNEFSSRAGLHSDHQPFMLHGVPTGGSFGGKLPNNSGGCYHADCDAFNLVDEAGLKNTVRFSAMLLYGLADTPQLPAKRRNDAETRAFLIENKLEEPLRIAGEWRWTD, from the coding sequence ATGCACAGAAAACTAATTGCCAGTGCGTGCGCCCTGTTGTTAGCCTGCACGGGCTTTGCCCAAGTAAACCCTACCTGGCCCGTTATCTTTAAAAAGATCAACACCGAAGTACAGCAAAACTCTAAAGCCTATAGTACCCTCGGAGATGCCACGTCTACGATCGGTCACCGCCTCACGGGTTCAGAAAACGGCAAGAAAGCGGAAGAATATGCCTACAACCTGCTCCGTTCGTATGGCTTTAAAGACGTGCGTTACCAACCATTTGAAGTAGAAAGCTGGAGCCGCGGCACCCTGCAAGTCGAAGTTGGCACAAAGGCCGGCCAGCTTGCCCCGGTTAAATCCGTTTCGCTGGCGCACTCGCCGGTGAAAGCCGACCTGACAGCAGCAGTAGTAGACATGGGCAATGGGTTGGAAGTTGATTATGCTGCCCGGCCTGCTGCCGTAAAAGGCAAAATAGCGCTCGTATACCTGGGTGTGCTGCCCGGCTCGCCGGAAGGCACCGGTTCGCTGCACCGTTCCGAGAAAACAGCGATTGCCATCAAGTATGGCGCAGCTGGTATCATCATTATCAATACTGTGGAAGGGGGCACGCTGCTGACAGGTACTGCCTCCGTGACGGGCAAGCTGATCCCGATCCCGGCGGTTTGCATTGGCAAGGAAGATGGTTTTAAGCTGAAAGAGCAACTAAAAGCCGCTCCCCTGCAGGCCCATATCGCCATGACCAACACATCGGGCATGATCAAGGCACGCAATGTGGTGGCCACGCTGAAAGGCAAATCGAAGCCGAATGAAAAGATAGTAGTAGGCGGCCACCTCGACTCCTGGGACCTGGCTTCCGGCGCGATCGACAACGGCATCGGCTCTTTCTCGGTGCTGGACATGGCGCGTACGTTTAAAACCCTGAAGCTGCAGCCCAGCCGCACCATCGAGTTTGTAATGTTTATGGGCGAAGAAGAAGGCCTGCTGGGCTCCAAAGCCTATATCGCGGATGCTATCAAAAACAAGTCGATCGAGAACGTGGCTTTCATGCTCAACTACGATATGACGAACGATCCGAAGGGGTATAATGCCAGCGATGCATCCTGTAAGGAGTTGTTCAAGTCGATCGGGGCCATTGCTGCCAAAATCGATACGACCTTTAAGAATGAGTTCTCCTCGCGTGCCGGCCTGCACTCCGACCATCAGCCTTTTATGCTGCATGGCGTGCCAACAGGCGGCTCGTTTGGCGGTAAGCTGCCCAATAACAGCGGTGGCTGCTACCACGCCGATTGCGACGCGTTTAACCTGGTAGACGAAGCTGGATTGAAAAATACTGTCCGGTTTAGTGCCATGCTGCTGTACGGCCTGGCCGATACGCCCCAACTGCCGGCCAAGCGCCGCAACGATGCAGAAACAAGAGCCTTCCTGATCGAAAATAAGCTGGAAGAGCCGCTGAGAATTGCCGGCGAGTGGCGCTGGACTGATTAA